The genomic region CGCCGCGGCAATTGGCGAAGCCGTAGGCTTCGAGAATGCGGGTCAGCAACGTTACGTTGACGGGGTTATCGTCCACAATCAGGATACGGGCTTTTTTAATTTGCTCTTCGGTGATCATGTTTCCGCCACCGGTAGTTTTCTATTCGTTTCGTTTCGGCAGTACCCTCCGCAGCGACGACATGGAGATGGGTTTGGCCACAAAATCATCCACGCCTGCCGCCAAGCAGCGTTCCCGCATTCCCGCAACGACGTGGGCGGTCATGGCGACGATGGGCACGTGCATGCCCTCTCCTTCCATGTGCCGAATCGTTCTGGTCGTCGCAAAGCCGTCCAACTTCGGCATATGTATATCCATAAGCACGATATCGTAACGAGTCTCACGGAGCATCTCGACGGCGCTTAAACCATCGTCGGCCAGGTCCACGGCACAACCCAGGCCCGCAAGTAAACGCGCGGCAACGATCTGGTTGGGGCGATTGTCCTCGACCACCAAAACCCGCACGCCGTCAAAGCGGGAATCGTCGTTTTCGCTCACGGGGGAACTATTCGTCATCTTTTTTTTTCACCGCCGCTTTAGGTTGGCGCGCCGCCTGCATCGCGGCCATCGCCCTTTGTTCCTTCAACAATTCGATCAGCAACTCTTTCACGGTAAATATAAGATTGTTCGGCGTCGCCGCCGCGAAAATCGGCCGCGGGGCCTCGGTCGTGTGGAACTTGTCCATCAAGTCGTGAAACTCGCTGCCGCTTAGGCCCGACATCAGCAGCACGCGCGGCAGTTTGTCCGCCGGCGCCGGCTCACCCGGATTCTCCGCGGTCAACACGTCCTGGATGCGGGCGTCGATCGCCTCGGCGGCGCATTGAATGACGCGCACGTCCGGAGCCTCGATACGCCGCATGAGTTCGCCGATCGCCGTGGCTTCTTCGCTCGTGAAGCCGGTAAGAAGCACGGCCCGCGGCCCCACGCGCCGCACATTGCATTTCATGACCGGTTGAAACGTGGCGTCGTCGTTCACTGCCCTCTCCTTCGCGGCAAAACCGGCGAACCGGCTAGTCGTTTCGCAAATCCCATTGTGCCGAAAACGGAGCGCAATGTGTAGCGAGTCGTCCAACTTGACTTCACCGCGTTTCCCATTCCTAATAAATGACATCAGTGCTTAGAGGCGGGGCTCGCGCCGTCGTCTTTTATAGGAGTGCACAATGAAATGGTTCACGGCGGCCCTCGCCGGGCTCGCGTTAATTTTCGTTCCCACTATCGGCTTGCAGGCGGCGGATTTCGACCCGGAATTGCACGCGAAGGCCGCCGATTACCAGCTATTTCAGGAAACCTGGCACCTGACCGACCTGGGCGCCATCACCGGCGGAATGAGCTTCACCGACGAAACACGGACCGAGCGCTCGTGTCTTCACCATCAGGGTGACAGCATGATTTGGACCGGCATGCAGCTTGGGAGCGAAGCGTTGCGCTACCACATCACGGGCGACGTCGCCGCTCGCGACAACGTCATCGCCCTGGTGCAATACATGGACGCCGCAATGTCCATCACGCAAACGCCGGGCTATATCGCGCGTTTTGCGGGAATCGACCAAATGCCCTGGAATTGCGCCACCGACAAGTTGGCCACCGATGGCAAGGGCCCGGCAAAAGTGTTGGGCGAAGGTGAATGGGAAGGCTACTACTGGATCGACGAGACCAGCCGTGACCAGTACAGCGGCTACATATGGGGTATGACCCTGGCCTACGACTTTGTGGGCGACGAGCCGACGCGCGGGATCATCCGCGAGCAGTTTCGGCAGATCGGCGAGATGCTCGTCGAGCACGATTGGCACATCCGCGACCAGAACGGCGAATACACCGGCAACGGCGCGGCATGGATCGGTTTCGGCAAGCGTGTGGCTTGGCTACTGGCGATCGCGCACGTCGTGGACGAACCCTACTATTGGAACTTGCTAGACGAACAGTACGCGCAAAACAAAGTCCTGCTGCCGGCGGATGTGTGGTCTTGGTACAACCATTACGCCGAGTTTTACGGGAATAATCTGCGCCACCTGGACTTCGCCCTCATCTTCCGACTTTGGCCGGACCGCACGCGGCTGCAGGAGTTATGGGATGTCTGGCAAAAATGGAATCGGCCGTGGACGACGGCGATCCTCAACCCGTGGTTCGACTCGATTCACGCCTCCGGCTGCCTGCGCCTGGGCATTTGCGACGAGGCGGAGATGACGCAGATCGTCGATGATAACGAACGCACGCTGCGCCTCTATTGGGACGCGCCGAGCTATCGCCGCGAGGTCCTTTGTTCCACGCAGCCGCTGGACCCCTTCTCGGTGTGGGCGGACGAATTTTTACGCGGCATCCCATGGCTTGAGGAAATTATCAACATCGATCCGATTTCGGCCGTGCCGCGGGAGATCAACGACCGCCACTGGACCGATATGTACTGGCAGAGCAGCGGTGTTTTCGACGCCTCCTGCCATTCGACCGCCGACCCGACCTATACCGGCCCGGGCATGGATTATCTCGTCGCCTATTGGATGAACGTGTACTACGGCCTACTTCCCGGCGATGGTCCCTACGGCGACGACGATCTCATCGAACCCGGCGACGATGATGACACCACCGACGACGACGACGATGACAATGACGACGACGATAACGACGACACCACCGGCGACGACGACGATGACAATGACGACGACGCCGGTGACGACGACGATGACGCCGACGATGACGACAACGATGATAACGACGACAATGACAATGACGATAACGGCGGCGGGTGCGGCTGAGCCCCACGTCTTCGAGTCACGACATCACCGGTCACCGCACGTCGAATCGAACGGCCGAAAGGACGCCGCGCATGGAACCGATCATTCCAGATCCCTTCGAATTCGCCTGCGGCCCGAAAATTATCTTCGGCGCCGGCCGCTTCGCTGAACTGCCCGCACTTTTAGCCACCTGCGGCAAACGCGTGCTTTGCCTTACGGGGGAAGTTTCATTTAAAACGGACGCCAAATGGGGCGCTTTCCACGTGGCGGCGGCCGCGCAGGGCGTGCGCATCTCGCACGTCGCCGTGGGTGCGACGCCATCGGACGTATGGGTGGATGAGATTTGCGCGAAGTACCGTGATGAACCGATTGACACGGTGGTCGGCATCGGCGGCGGCCGAGTTGTCGACAGCGCGAAGCTTGTAGCCGTGGGTCTGGCGGCGTCGCAGCCGATGCGTGATTGGGTGTCGGAAGCATACCGGGAGCGGCTGCCGTTGGTTGTTGTGCCCACCACGTCCGGCGTGGGGGCCGAAGTATCGCCCGCGGTGGTTTACACCCTCCCGGATGATCCCCGGCGCGTGGCGGAGATTCGGCATGACCATTTCGCGCCCGACCTCGCGGTGATTGATCCGGAACTGATGCTGGGTTGCCCGCTGCCCCTTTCGGCCGCCGCCGGTTTGACGGCTTTGACGCATCTGCTGGAAAGCTACGTTTCCCGCCGGGCCAACGCGTTGAGCGATGCCATCGCCTTCAGCGGCGTTTTACACCTGCGGGAGAGTTTCCCGGCCTTTTTCGCAAATGGCGAGGATACCGTTTTGCCTCGTGCCAATCTCGCCTACGCGTCATTGCTGGCGGGAATCGCACGGGCCAACGCGGGCAGCGGCGTGGTGCATGGTTTGGCGCTGCAACTGGCGGGACGCCACGGGATTTCTTACGGCGTGGCGTGCGGCACGTTGCTTCCGGTCGCGGTCGGCGTCAACATTCACGTGTTGCGCCACGTGCAACCCGACGAACTGATCTTGGCGAAATACGCGATGCTCGGGCATCTGTTTTCCGGATTGGAGCCGGCGGATATCAACGCCGGTTGCGACGCCCTGATCACGACGCTGAACGACTGGATCAATGTTATGCAGTTGCCGCGGCTGGGAGATTTCGGCGTGGAAACCGATGTGATCGCCGACCTCGCCGCGGCCACCGACGTAGGCGATAACGCGGTCGAAATCACCAACGACGACGTGAAAAACATCATTCAACTTAGGATCTAGACCGAATTTTCGGATTTGTGCTACTTTATTTCGAAACCCACCCCCCCTTTAGGAGTCACCCATGGTTACCGGCCCAGGCGGCATGGCATCAAGCCACCATATGGCTGAATTGCGGGAGTATGTCATTGAGCGTTTTCAAGAGGGCGAGGACAAGTTTTCGATAGCGCGCTCGCTTCAAACCAGGGGAGTGGCGCGGCCGATGGCGCGGGAACTCGTCGAGCAAGTTGAAATGGAACTCAACGCCACCGCGGCGACCGAGGTCACGCCCGCCAACTACGTGCTTGGATTTGTCGGCGGTCTATTGGGCGCCATCGTTTCGGGAGTCGTGTGGATTGTTGTGTTGATCTTCGCCGATTACGAAGTCGGCCTGCTGGCGCTGGCGATGGGTTTCGCCACGGGATTCGGCGTCGCCCTGTTTTCCGGCGGCAAACAAAGCGTTTTGTTGAACGCGTGGGCGGTCCTCAGTTCCGTACTGAGCCTGGCGGCGTGTAAGTACTACACCTTCTATTTCTTCCTCAAACAAATCGTTGCCGAGGAGCACGGGCAAGAAGTCGCCGGCCACGTCACGCTTTTCGGAAA from Candidatus Lernaella stagnicola harbors:
- a CDS encoding DUF3783 domain-containing protein codes for the protein MNDDATFQPVMKCNVRRVGPRAVLLTGFTSEEATAIGELMRRIEAPDVRVIQCAAEAIDARIQDVLTAENPGEPAPADKLPRVLLMSGLSGSEFHDLMDKFHTTEAPRPIFAAATPNNLIFTVKELLIELLKEQRAMAAMQAARQPKAAVKKKDDE
- a CDS encoding response regulator encodes the protein MTNSSPVSENDDSRFDGVRVLVVEDNRPNQIVAARLLAGLGCAVDLADDGLSAVEMLRETRYDIVLMDIHMPKLDGFATTRTIRHMEGEGMHVPIVAMTAHVVAGMRERCLAAGVDDFVAKPISMSSLRRVLPKRNE
- a CDS encoding iron-containing alcohol dehydrogenase, giving the protein MEPIIPDPFEFACGPKIIFGAGRFAELPALLATCGKRVLCLTGEVSFKTDAKWGAFHVAAAAQGVRISHVAVGATPSDVWVDEICAKYRDEPIDTVVGIGGGRVVDSAKLVAVGLAASQPMRDWVSEAYRERLPLVVVPTTSGVGAEVSPAVVYTLPDDPRRVAEIRHDHFAPDLAVIDPELMLGCPLPLSAAAGLTALTHLLESYVSRRANALSDAIAFSGVLHLRESFPAFFANGEDTVLPRANLAYASLLAGIARANAGSGVVHGLALQLAGRHGISYGVACGTLLPVAVGVNIHVLRHVQPDELILAKYAMLGHLFSGLEPADINAGCDALITTLNDWINVMQLPRLGDFGVETDVIADLAAATDVGDNAVEITNDDVKNIIQLRI